The genomic interval ggaattaaaagggttgtccaggattagaaaaatatcACTGCTTTATTTTGAAAGTGGCAGCTCCACATCGTTGcaaaggttgtgtctggtattgaagTGCATAGGAATGAGATGTGATACGCCAAACAACCTATGgataggtgtggcactgtttttgcaaGAAATCTGccctgttttctaatcctggacaaaccctttaagacacCTGTAATGTGGTCAAGGAGCCCCATTCTTTGATTTCCAGACTGTACAGTTTAAAGGGAGCAGTGTCCGTAGGATTGGACatatcaataaattagaatatcatcaaaaacgtattttttttttagtaattcaattgaaaatgtGAAACATATATTAAAAcaaagtgaactttttcaagtgtttctttatgttaatgttgatgattatggcttacagcaaAAGGAAACCCCCAAAgtaattatctcagaaaattagaatattatataagaccaactgtaaaagaaaaatatttaaacACAGAAGTAGTGGCCAAATGAAATGTCTGTCCattaaatgccctcaatacttgttcaggctccttttgcatgaatgaaggcatcaatgcggcaatgtggcatggaggatcagcctgtggtgctgcagaggtgttatggaagcccaggttgtatgatagcagccttcagctcatctgcattgttgggtctcgtgtccctcatcttcctcttgacaatacctcaTAGATTCTCTCAGGTCAGGCAAATTTACTGGcccatcaagcacagtgatactgtggttattaaaccaggtacttttggcagtgtggacaggtgccaagtgctgttggaaaataaaattccatctccaaaaagcttgtggacagagggaagcatgatgtgctgtagaatttcctggtagacagcAGCACTGACTTTGGttgtgataaaacacagtggacctacaccagcagatgacatggctccccaaaccatcactgattgtggaaacttcacactagaccttaagcagcttggattgtgtacagcggcctctcctctttttctccagactctgggaccacgatttccaaatgaaatgcaaaatttacttccaTCTGAAaatacctttgaccactgagcaacagtccagaactttttgatgatattctaatttattgagatgcacataTTGGTGTCAGACAGAAAGGATCTGTTTTTGTTACCAGATTCCCCATTCTTTATGTGTTTATGATTAAGCTTAATTTATGTTGACTCTGTAAGGATTTAGAACAATTATGAGGTTGTGTCACTACTATGGTGAGCATTAAGGAAGGTAGCCCAGTACAGAATTATCCTTCATTGAAGATACTGGGCAAAAGTCACATAAATCATGACCTTATTTTGCCTTGAcattcagtgccgcacctcccatgaggcgacctgaagcgaccgcttcaggcggcgctatgccagggccccagggagggcggcattttttcttacctaagccagtccaggactggactggcttagcgccgagcggtggattggggaggccactggagctgcgctgctccagcagcctcccctcacgctcaggcagagagcagttcctctccgtgcctgctctctgcctgcaaatggcgataagccccacccccttcactaagccctgccccctcctccaggggggggggcggctttctgtcgttcgcctcgggcggcgaaaggggcaggttcacccctgttgacATTGTTTCAGCCATTATGAAAAACTTAGCAGACCTTGTGTCACAATGGGCAAAGGCATGGGccagcaccaggaggggacaatTTTGATTATGTTACTGCTTCCCCTTTGAGTGTAAGTTGGGCCATGTGTAAATGTAGAACATAAATAGACTTTGCACTAAGAAGCAATAAATTTGGTTTGTGTTACAGGTGCATAAAAAATTAACATTATTAACAGGTTGATGGAGAACAATGGCGTTTCCTACTCTGAACAGTAGAATTGCAGATTCTGCAAGGTTTATGTGTACTGGGGGAATACAGAAATGGAAGGAAGTGGCTGTAGGTTTAAATAATAGCTGAACTTTGTAAGGCTGTAAAGTATTGAAAGGTCAAGTGCTGTACTTCCCTCCAGAGATGTTGAGTAGCAAACACTTCATGGCTATAGAATCTTTACATCATTATCATGGTAAATGCAGGATATCAAAAATACATAcagtttctgaaaaaaaaaaaaccccatctcgCTTACTATGGGTATTCattcacatatattatgaatattagTGGAATTCCTCAATTTTTTTCATGCATATGTTATTTTCTCTTTGAATAGTGTCTGGGGGACGAAGCCGATTGCACCTTATTGACCTTGGGAGCTGTGAAAAAGTGCTAAGTAAAAGTCGTGATGGGGGAGGAGGCCTCTGTCTATCTCTGAATGCTCTGGGTAATGTTATATTAGCCCTTGTGAATGGAGCCAAGCATATCCCATACAGGTTAGTCCAGTGTAGCTTCTCTCTACAATAGTCTTTGAacaaattatttaaagggatcctatcactcagacacaattttttctaattaccacgttggaatagccttaagaaaggctatttgtctcctacctttcgtcgtcttctctgcgccgccgttcgcctacaatactggtttttctcagtatacaaattagctctttcgtagcactggggacaggccccagtgctcaaacagcactgagttcATCCCCaaagctgcaagagaactctctgcagcgtcgcctccatcttcgtcagcagcgtcttcttcaGGCACTTCTTCCGGCGGAGGCTTGTAACttctgggccttgggcagagcagactgcgcatgcccacaggccatgaaaaaatgcccgcttacaatactgtgtagagTCATAACTTGAAGTTCCTCGCTCTAATTCAAAATTTGTAATGAGGTTGTAGAAAGGTATTTGGACCTCCTTTTTATTATACTGAGGTTGTAGAGAGGCATTTGGACCCCTTATTTATAAAACTGAGGTTGTAGAGAGGCATTTGGGCCCCATGAGACTCATAGGCccagtagcaactgctacctctgcaccccctacagcTGTGACCTTAAAAGTATGATTATTTTGACCCTTCCTTCATATTTTCCTTATTCCATGCTCTCCCAATGATCTGCATTCACATTTTCTCACTCGGCTGCCATATTCCTTCCTGTGGAACTCTTTTTTTCTCTAATTGTGTCTTTGTTAGTAGTCTATGATGTTCATATATGTAAGTAGGTTGTCTTATACAGACACTTCCGTAATGCAAAAGGAATGTGTTTTGTTTAGTTTAGGGCTTGAGGAGTCCAAACTAATATCTATAGACAacataaaggaacactccaggcaaAACATATGCACTTTGTCTCTAAGCTTCAAGCAATGTATAAGTTTTGCCTTGTGTGTTCCTTTCAGTTGTCTATCGGTAACTTTGGCTTCATTATGTCCCATGACTTAAGAAATCCATCAACGTCTGTAGTTGTTTAGCTGAAGTTTACAGTGGAAGAGACGTTAAATCAAACATTATAGACGCAGCTTATTTTGAACCATTTCCAATTTGCTCTATCATTGAACTGCTGAGTACGCAGGTTCCTCGAGTGCTCTCCAGCCATATTATGATTAGCATGGATCTCAGCCACATTAACGGGCTTCATTCCTTGAATTGTTTGCAAATACTGGTGTCAAAAATGGAAATAATTAATCCCTTAGTTGCCAGCAAGGGCATTAACCAAGTTGCCTTGAAGTTTATTGCAGACTGGACAGgttaaattacaacttgctgtcaTTTATAGCATTGCAAACAGCTGGTATTTTTAATGTAATCCCTTTACTTGCTTGTTGGCATGCCCTTACAATACTGAAATAACAAAAGGAATGTCTCCAAATGCCCAGCGCAGAATTTTAATTCGCCTTTCCCCTTGTTAAATAGGGACAGCAAATTAACTATGCTCCTGAGGGAATCTCTGGGGAATATTAACTGCAGAACAACGATGATTGCCCACATCTCAGACTCTCCATcaaattacccagaatccctcgCCACCGTACAGCTCGCTTCAAGGATTCAccgaatgaaaaagaaaaaatccaaggTTAGTCTGTTCTCTCTATTGTACATTCTGTAGGAAAATGTATTAGTTGAATTATAAATCATCCCCTGTATAAATCACATTATAGTGTCCAGGGATTTCtaacattaaagaggttttctggaaaTGTACCATGATTACCTATGTTTAGGAGTAAGCTGTCAGTATGTGCTTCGGAGACCCCCACTTATCAACAAATATACTACGTAAGCAATTCTCTAATATATATAATTGACCATGTGTTTCCCACTTCTCATACACGAAGGCCTTGTGCCAATTTATGACTTCATTTTATACAGAACTGAATTACAACTCACATTGAAGTGCATGTGCAGTTCAACTCTAGCATCAATTTAATTGAATCTTCCCCACAAAAAAGTTATGTATAAAGAGCTGTCCTCGCCTAGAAGCTTTGTTTTCAGGAAataaaataatactgtatatagtttacACCAGCCAATGGAGCCTGTAGTGCCGTGCATTTAGGCTGGGCAACTCCATACTGGGGTATTTGCACAACCTCTGCTGCCTTTTTGGCTTTGGGGGCGCTCACATTTGCGTCCATGTCCACCCTTTGCCATTCCGCCAGGCCTCTGTCCTAATCCTCAGCGAAAATGGAATGGCTTCCCGTCGTacagttttaaaagcaaaccgccagtgtccgcctgtggcctctCTGCGGGGAACCCATTTTTTTTAGGCCGGACACAAAGGACTTCATGTCTGACTTTgcgtccggccaaaaaaaaaagtttttttctgtggagaggctgcaggcggacaccggtggtttgcttttaagaccaattcaaatgaatgggttttaaaacagtTTGACGGGAAGCcgacccctgtccagttttgctgggGCTGAGGACTGAAACCTGGCAGAATGACACAGGGTGGACatgagcacaagtgtgaatgccccctttctgGTCGTGCTTCTGCTTTAAATGTATTCAAAATAATTCACTGTGCAAGCCCCCAGCATTATAAGACGCATAAAGTTCCATGTACCTCATTCCTCACCCAGATCTAAATAAGTTCAAACATCCAAGCTCAAAATTATGAGCATGTCTTTATCACTTTATTACACATGATTGACTGCAAAGTATAGTAGTGGGTTATAATAAGAAATGGATAAGCTATTTACAGGATCACTAGTGGGTTATAATAAGAAATGGATAAGCTATTTGTAGTATTTGTTGTTGTACTTGGTTGGGTAAGGTTCAGCAGTGGTTAGAAGAAGAAGGCCATTAGACCTTAGATAAGTTTCTCAGTTTCTTATGCCACAAAGAGTGAATGATACTAAGAACTGCAGCTGTCACATTCTAAGCATACTGCCCTTTTCTTGATTTTATAGTATGCATCCAGCTCATCTGGAGGAGAAAGCTCTTGTGAAGAGGGCAGAGCAAGAAGACCTCACCACATGAGACCCTTTCACCCACGGACAGTTGTACTTGACCCCGATTTTCCTGCACTTGGAATGCAGAGTGATCCGGATTATTCTTCCAGCAGTGAGCAGTCATGTGACACTGTCATCTACGTGGGTCCAAATGGGGCAGTTTTGTCTGACCAAGATCTGACCGATAACGAGGGTCCTCCAGAGTTTGTCCCTATTATTCCTTCACTTCTTAAGAAAAAGAGCAAAGATAATTTATCCAATCTTCGGAGTTCTGATAATGATCACTTAAAATGCAACACATTTGCTGAGTTACAAGAGAGACTTGAGTGTATTGATGGCAGTGAAAATCCTTCCAGGTTCCTCTATGAAGAACTTGCCTCAACAGCTCTTACCGCAAAAGCCATGAATTACCAGGAAAATATACCTTCTATGCCACAGCAAGAAAAACTGCCACCCTCACCCAGGAAAGGACAGAGTAGCAATGTTATGTCTGCTTTTCCATATAATTGTTCAGGTTTGGAAACAACTTCACCTCAACTTACACATGAACACCCTCAACAACATGCCAAAGCTGAAACTGCACGTTTGGACTGTGTCTCAAATGGAGATCAATTGACAATCACAGAAAGGCAAAAAGATCCATTACTAAGTAATGGTAAATTCAAAGAACAACCAAAATTATCTACTGATCCATCAGTCAGAGAAAAAAGCCTCCTTACAAAAAGACCTCTCCCAAGTCCTGCACCACCACCTCCTCAAACAACCTCTCAAGTAAGCTTAGAATCATGTAGTGGTATCAGGACACCTCCTGTGGGAATGAGCAGATTAAGGAACCAGGACAAGCACAATTTACTAGGCAGCACATTTCCGGTTATGAAAAGCACTCCTAAACAGCCCGGCCCAGTTGAGGTACGCAGGATTTGCTCAGCAGTGAAAGGTAAAGGATTTGATCGTGATATTGTAACCACAACAGTGACATTGCAGAAGCCTGTTGAGCTTAATGGAGAAGATGAACTTGTGTTCACTGTCGTTGAAGAACTGTCCATCGGTGGTATGCTTGATAATGGAAGACCGTCCAGCATCATTAGCTTTAACAGCGACTGTTCTCTGCAGGCTCTTGCATCTGGATCTAGACCAGTTAGTATTATAAGCAGTATTAATGATGAGTTTGATGCCTATACCTCACAGATAACCACTGCTGGTGTTAATATTGATATTGTGGTTCCCTTATCTGAGGATCAGTGTACAATCAGCAGCAGGCGCTCTTCTATAAGCTCTTGGCTGAGCGAAGTGAGTATCTGTACCGTTAAAAGTGATGGAGCACAGGCATACAACACTTTAATTCCACACTCATCACATGAAGGCGATGAAATTTTGGACTGTCTGGAATTGGATATAGACAACACAAATGTTCATATTGGCAAGAATCTTAAAAATTCTCTAAATGATAGTGGTTTTTGTTTTTCTGAAATGGACAATGACAGTATCAGTTCCGGTATCATGTATACTAGCAATGAGAAGAGCCTTAAGACCTCTGAGCTAACCAAAGCTATGCCAACTGCTCATCAAGCAACTAGCCAACCTAGAGCTTGTAGCACCTGGGGCACAATTTCAGTGGAAACGATCCATTCTAGTCTTCCTCGGAAAAATAAGTCTACCTCAAGCACAACACATGCTAATGCATTAACATGCAAAGAAGGCATCTTTGAAGACCCATGGGCAGTGCGACAGGATAACTCCTTAGAAGGAAGGACTGAAAATCACACACTTTTTACAAAAGCATCCACTCTGGTTACAGACAATCAGTTCAAACAGAGCTCAAAAATTGCACAAACCAGTTTGCCTAAGGCTGTAAAATCCCATACAACATTGGGATGTTCACAACGCGTGGTAGATGGCTGTGAAGTGGATCCTAAACCTTCCACTAAAAAGAATGAGCCCTTCACAAAAGTGCCACAACTAAGGAGAGGTGCCACAACTTTAGGTGTAGTAACAAACTACAGTTcccaaagtgagcatgggatcaAAGGAGCCTCAGATGCCATGTTTTCTGATGGTAGTTTAAAATTGTCAGGAGCTAGAAAGACCTTACCACAGAAAACTAGTATGTTGCCAAGACCAGGTGGGATTGGTCCTCCCGCTCCTCCGGTAAGAAAGTCTAGCTTAGATCATAAAAATAATCCTCTTCACTCTAATAGTCTTAGCAGGCTAGAAGGAGCTGATTATAGCAGGTCCACCTTAAATTTAGAAGAAGATTCTGAAACACAACTTGGCAACAGAGCCGCTAAAAGTGACCATTCACTGCCTAAGGCGGTATCTAGCTTAAAGAATAAATCCAACAAGTCTGAGTCTGTTCAGCGTTATGGAAGCCATATGTCTCTGGAGAGATGTGAAAGTCTAACATCTGTTGGTTCAAGAACAAGCGGGAATCGTGATAATAGCAATGTCAGTAACATCAATAAGGCGGGCCGTACAGTGCCTAGACTTGGAAATCCACCAGCCTCTAATACAATTACCTCACCACCTTCTTGCAGCTCTTCCACCAAAAGCAATCAGGCCAAGAGTTCTCTTTCCCAGAAAGCTACAACAAGCCTAAGCAAAAACCGCAGCCTTTCAACCAATGGGTCTAAACCTTTAAGTTCTTCTGTAAAGTCTCTTAATCAGTCAAACAGTAAATGTTCTGGAATACCTCCTAGTGGAAAGGCAGGTTCAAGAACAGTGCAGAGTGCTAATAGTAAACCTGCAAGAGGAACAATTATGGGCACCAAGCAAGCATTAAGGGCTGCCAACAACCGTGTCAATGAGTTGGCTTCGGGTGGTACCGGGAAAATTGGCCACTTCCGAGGGTCAACAGACTCTGATAGTGGAAATGACAGTGGTATTAACCTTAGTGATGAGAAATCTCAGGCTCCTGTTCTACCTTCACCTTATAGTAAAATAACAGCTCCAAGGCGCCCCCAGAGGTACAGCAGTGGACATGGCAGTGATAATAGCAGtgtgttaagtggagagctgccTCCTGCAATGGGAAGGACAGCCCTCTTCTATCACAGTGGTAGCAGTGGTTACGAGAGCATGATCCGGGATAGTGAAGCCACTGGAAGTGCATCCTCAGCCCATGACTCAATGAGTGAAAGTGGAATGTCATCTTCTGGACGACTGAGGAGTTTAAAGTCTCCAAAGAAAAGAGGtaataaaaattacattacaTTCTTAACCATACCCACTTTTTTGTATCATTTTGTTAGTTGATATATTTTTGTGTTTATCTTGTATGCCCTATCAGTATCCCATTGTCTTTAATGGATTGATTTTATTGACTATAAATTAATCAGTCAAGCCCTAAAAAGTTGTTTTTTCCATAGGTCTTCAGCGTAGGCGGCTTATACCTACACCTCTCCCTGAGACTGCAACAGTTGGCAGAAAGAATAACATCACAGGCCAATGGGTCGATCTCCCACCTCTGCCTGGCACTTTAAAAGAACCATTTGAAATCAAGGTTTACGAGATTGATGATGTAGAACGGCTGCAGAGACACAAACGTGAAGAGCCAGAGGTCAGTAGATATATTTTAATTgtcattattatataatatatatatagattgaagGTATAAACTATTAGGGAGTTCTGAATTAAAACATGGGGGTTATTCATTATGGACCTTTGTTAGAGAAAGTGCGTCATTGCTTTGGAGGACTCACCATGTTGGTGTATCACATcgacaacccattgatttcactggggTCAGTGTAATTCTTAATTTCTCCTGCTgtggcgctgtagggaaagtAAAGTCTTGAGGCCCAGATCCTGCACAAATTACACCTAAACGTTACTGTGAAACACCCAATATAGTACACCCCATCTAACAAGAAGGGCAGACAACCCATTTAGGAATCTGTAATATAATAATCACATCatgatttattttattgtacACCAAAGCAGTTCGATTAAATTATTGTATTATAATTTGAAAACTGCGCAATTGCCTTTGAGGTTCTGCAAATATGTCTGTTTCAATGTATATAGATAATGACAGCATGTGTATACTGTAGATAGAAAATTTGCATGTGGATTTGATCCCATAATGAAAGTGACTGCTAAGCTTCTAAGCTTGAGGTTTGTCCATGTGTGCCAATAATGCCATCTCAAGTGGTAGAGTATTTACATAGAAGTGTTAATAATATCTTAAGAGTCTAAAGCCCACTCCCAGCCTACTCCTCAGATTCCAGTTACAGGATGTTTGGATTAAAGGGTTTGTCATCTTTAGAAAACCATTTTGAAATACCATTTTGGGACATTCAGTGTTAGTTGCCGCATTACAGTGGGAGactgttgatttcaatggatatTGAGTAATATATTAtttcccctgtgggggtgctATAGGCAAATGACATACTTCCTTCCAGGTTCCTCCACAAATTACAGCAATCTCTAGCGGTTCCAGCAGTGGAAAAACCTGTAATTAACTTATTTTTCAATGGACTCTTTTAAGAAAAACAGATTGTAAAATACCTTTAAGGGTTGCCATGGAATTGTATTGGAAATTTTTACATTGACTTATTAGAGCTAAAGCCTTATTCAGACAGTCTAATGACCTGGAATTTGTGGCTGtaatatagattatatactatagATATATTAAAGATGTCTGAATGTGGCTTGGTTAGTAGACCAGTCATTTCTTTTGTAATAATTTGACATGGATTGTGTATTTTTCTGAGTTACTATTTATGGAAACTTGACTAATAttaggttttttttacttttattttagccTTTCCAGGATATGGAAAAGGTAAGGATTgtaactattatctatctatctatctatctatctatctatctatctatctatctatgattgtTAAATTTTGATTCTGAAATGTTCCTTAAAATGTTCCTTTTTCATACCCATTTCTTTCTTAATTGCTAATTACTCAGACATCTCCCTAAAAGTAAACGGTCTTAGTATGATTTTTAGAGtcattttacattatagtcatgtTTTTTCTAAAACTGAATTCCTATACAATATATCTGCTGCTTAATTGGCTCGCTTCTGTAAATTTGTATTTGTCTTTCAGTTAATTAGTGAATTAGAAAAAATCATTTAATGAAACAAATTGATAAAATGTGACAGAGAAAGCAAAATAGTCCATTATCTTACTACACTGGCGTACATCTGCTCAAAAATTCTACTTTATTACTTATCTATTTCCACCACAAGaatttttgttaattaacaaaccATGATTTAATTCATTTCAGAAGCGTCTGTATTTGATAGATaccttttttataatttttttaatataattaaaatacaCCATATACAGCAGCCTGCTAAGGTCAACCAGAAAGTAAAAAATATCTGTCTTGTAATCACTATGTTATCTGAAATCTTTCCAGTGCTGATAACATGCTTTATCTATTTTCTTAAGGGTCTGATGTACTTCAACACCAAACTGAAGGTTGCAGAAAGACGTCAACAGAGAATCAAAGATGTAAAGGCGAAATATGAGATGTTGAAAGATGAGTTAGAGGAGACAAAGGCTCGATTAATGATGGATCCCAACAAGTGGAGAGGAGAATGTAAGTATTGATAGTCAATGTGTACACATGTGGTGATAGTAAAATGTGCTGAAATACTGCTTTTCTTAAAGATTTACCAGTTCTAAATGACGTTTTTACAGCTAATGTGGTGACAGAATCGATATGTTAACTGGATTGGATACATTTATAGTAAATCTTCAAATTATGCTTTCACTCAAAAACTTGGTTAtgaacttttttttccctaataaTTGTCTTTTAATGGCAATTATCTAatatatctattagagatgagcgagtactgttcgtatcagctgcttaaccccccgcgtgccggctacgtccattcatttcaatgcgtgcgtgctgttcggatcggctgatccgaacagtactcgctcatctctaatatctatccaTTACATCTTGTTAGACTGCCCCTGCAATATAAGAGGCTTCTTGGGAAACTTTAAAAGCCCTATATGGAACCAAAAGGTTAGTGCCCCTAGGTAGTGGAAAGAGTGACCTCTTTAGCTTTGGCTGTCATTTAAGATTATGATTAACAAGATACTGGTCTCCCATTGTCTATATATAGGAATGGGTGGTCAACATCTATCTCTGCTGCAGAAGAAGGGAGCTGTCTGGGAACTGCTGGGTCCTAGAAGACCCAGGTCAGCTCTCCAGTGTAGCTAAGGAGATGGCATTCCTCATGTAACTGGAGCTAATGTTTCAGCTCTACTTACATGGAAAATCAGCAAAACATGTATAAACTTATGGGGGGCACAATGTATGAAAAAATAAGTTAAACAGGTAAGtagaaaaaaaggtaaaataaaaaaaactccaaTACCACGCCCATATCACAAGTTCTGACCCCACCCTCAGCTACAGAACACTATGAGTTCCCtacataaaaaactgaaaaatactcctccctattaaaaaaaaaatgtgaaaaataaatgCTTCCCCCCtcctctttagtttgcgttttttcagataaaataaaaaaagaaataaacatgcacaaataaaatagaaataaaacccATCAATCAATGAAGAAATATACAGAAATTATTTGAAtattcaaatgtaaaaaaaaaatgttctgacCCTCAAAAGTGCATgtatcaaaaaaaacaaaaaaatgtctctGGTCTTGAACCAGGGCAAATGGCCTGATCCTGAAGTGGTTAACCAAATGTCTTAGGAAAAGATATCTAGTTTTCTTGTGGAAGATGGCATAATGACGGATTTTTCCATAACTATTCTATATAAGTTCACAAAGACATAATGTATGGAAATAACATTCATATACTGCAAtaccaaaaatgcatttttgtatGTTATCCCATTATTTTTGtagcataataataatttttctcACACTTTTTACC from Leptodactylus fuscus isolate aLepFus1 chromosome 7, aLepFus1.hap2, whole genome shotgun sequence carries:
- the KIF26A gene encoding kinesin-like protein KIF26A isoform X2, with product MVPVLGSAGHANHTGLVADRFPGREVPPPRKRLQSADEALQGSRPPPEGAGAASMSELSEGPGVGEWCPYCQAKLAELKKQALKLAGPGSIMNAQFSALIFDKLQVPDYLQKSRNEGESRCDVCATHLNQLKQEAVQMIQTINQAGSTDILDRPQTSVPVATVIPRLSPQNVVTVSSPKELLMIAGQVGRQSGKSTNIFSGTERRKGLGWPHGQGSFPSSSVQVTVGSSGIGGALSSVTIQAQQYLEGMWSISRVNSFLPPPIQPDSTSIDGGRENLSAETSSGQNISEQSLAGRSQRFVPSAVVSSGTSAAASFFIRAAQKLNLSSKRKKYHPPLPHSREYSTYSTNFSGILQLCPPPAPPCLMRAVSKIKDNPGMGKVKVMVRICPSQGSHDTSESMSFLKVDPRKKQITLYDPSTCGQSISGHRRAVVAAPKMFAFDSVFPQDASQAEVCSGTVAEVIQSVVNGADGCIFCFGHVKLGKTYTMIGKDASTQSLGIIPCAISWLFKLINERREKTGTRFSIRVSAVEIYGKDENLKDLLAEVASGSLQDGQSPGVYLREDPICGTQLQNQSELRAPTAEKAAHFLDAAIAARSTSKVDCDEEDRRNSHMLFTLHIYQYRMEKSGKGGMSGGRSRLHLIDLGSCEKVLSKSRDGGGGLCLSLNALGNVILALVNGAKHIPYRDSKLTMLLRESLGNINCRTTMIAHISDSPSNYPESLATVQLASRIHRMKKKKSKYASSSSGGESSCEEGRARRPHHMRPFHPRTVVLDPDFPALGMQSDPDYSSSSEQSCDTVIYVGPNGAVLSDQDLTDNEGPPEFVPIIPSLLKKKSKDNLSNLRSSDNDHLKCNTFAELQERLECIDGSENPSRFLYEELASTALTAKAMNYQENIPSMPQQEKLPPSPRKGQSSNVMSAFPYNCSGLETTSPQLTHEHPQQHAKAETARLDCVSNGDQLTITERQKDPLLSNGKFKEQPKLSTDPSVREKSLLTKRPLPSPAPPPPQTTSQVSLESCSGIRTPPVGMSRLRNQDKHNLLGSTFPVMKSTPKQPGPVEVRRICSAVKGKGFDRDIVTTTVTLQKPVELNGEDELVFTVVEELSIGGMLDNGRPSSIISFNSDCSLQALASGSRPVSIISSINDEFDAYTSQITTAGVNIDIVVPLSEDQCTISSRRSSISSWLSEVSICTVKSDGAQAYNTLIPHSSHEGDEILDCLELDIDNTNVHIGKNLKNSLNDSGFCFSEMDNDSISSGIMYTSNEKSLKTSELTKAMPTAHQATSQPRACSTWGTISVETIHSSLPRKNKSTSSTTHANALTCKEGIFEDPWAVRQDNSLEGRTENHTLFTKASTLVTDNQFKQSSKIAQTSLPKAVKSHTTLGCSQRVVDGCEVDPKPSTKKNEPFTKVPQLRRGATTLGVVTNYSSQSEHGIKGASDAMFSDGSLKLSGARKTLPQKTSMLPRPGGIGPPAPPVRKSSLDHKNNPLHSNSLSRLEGADYSRSTLNLEEDSETQLGNRAAKSDHSLPKAVSSLKNKSNKSESVQRYGSHMSLERCESLTSVGSRTSGNRDNSNVSNINKAGRTVPRLGNPPASNTITSPPSCSSSTKSNQAKSSLSQKATTSLSKNRSLSTNGSKPLSSSVKSLNQSNSKCSGIPPSGKAGSRTVQSANSKPARGTIMGTKQALRAANNRVNELASGGTGKIGHFRGSTDSDSGNDSGINLSDEKSQAPVLPSPYSKITAPRRPQRYSSGHGSDNSSVLSGELPPAMGRTALFYHSGSSGYESMIRDSEATGSASSAHDSMSESGMSSSGRLRSLKSPKKRGLQRRRLIPTPLPETATVGRKNNITGQWVDLPPLPGTLKEPFEIKVYEIDDVERLQRHKREEPEPFQDMEKGLMYFNTKLKVAERRQQRIKDVKAKYEMLKDELEETKARLMMDPNKWRGEFEIDPDLDRESQEYLEALEQVTEDLELCVNICKSHVMMVTCFDIGVIADQQDGGREVEV